A window from Bacteroidota bacterium encodes these proteins:
- a CDS encoding DUF47 domain-containing protein, whose translation MALNSILSIFMPKNKIFYDLFEKVAANVSIMSDKLRDLVAESDGDKKIAILSQIEDLEHENDNLTHNIFTELGRNFITPFDREDIHYLATSLDDIADYIYASAKKMNFYKVNTNDMGIQKLAEVIQISAAEVRKAVIELRGMKNMKAVTESLVKINSLENQADDLFDMSIERLFETEPDAKEVIKKREIYQVMEIATDKCEDAANVIESIIIKYA comes from the coding sequence ATGGCCCTCAATTCTATTCTCTCGATCTTCATGCCTAAGAATAAGATATTTTATGACTTATTCGAAAAAGTAGCGGCAAATGTTTCCATTATGAGCGATAAACTGAGGGATCTTGTAGCCGAATCCGATGGTGACAAAAAAATAGCGATCCTAAGCCAGATAGAAGACCTTGAACATGAAAATGATAATCTCACCCACAATATTTTTACCGAACTGGGCCGCAATTTTATTACCCCGTTTGACCGTGAAGATATTCACTATCTCGCCACATCACTGGATGACATTGCTGATTATATTTATGCCTCAGCCAAAAAAATGAATTTCTATAAAGTGAATACCAATGATATGGGTATTCAAAAACTGGCGGAAGTAATTCAAATAAGTGCCGCGGAAGTAAGAAAAGCTGTTATAGAATTACGGGGCATGAAAAACATGAAAGCAGTAACTGAATCGCTGGTAAAAATAAATAGCTTGGAAAACCAGGCCGATGACCTGTTTGATATGAGTATTGAGCGGCTTTTTGAAACTGAACCTGATGCAAAAGAAGTGATCAAGAAAAGAGAGATCTACCAGGTAATGGAAATTGCCACTGATAAATGTGAGGATGCCGCAAATGTGATCGAATCCATCATTATTAAATACGCATAA
- a CDS encoding porin has protein sequence MKLILRGFIISVICLQSMSSSGQRYLTDIDSSFFIKDTVRPLIRRFENIIIAGYMQPQFQVAESEGAPSFAGGAFSPYSKSRFMLRRARLRVDYLLKSKENFPKALFVFQIDATERGVIVRDMYIRLFETKKNNFSVTTGLFARPFGYEVNLSSSVRETPERGRMSQILMPSERDLGVMISFEPLDKKHKLKHVKLDGGFFNGQGVAGTTDFDNYKDFISRLYIKPYIIKRTELSGGISFLRGGWQNGTKYVYHSGTAVNGDKIFVIDSSSSNLGKSAPRHYYGGDMQFKIHNKWGDTEFRAEHWFGTQPGTSTSTANPGTLPNNNGVPLPTYVRHFNGSFFYFLQNIVNAKHQLLFKYDWYDPNIKVSGEEIGKPGTNLTAADIKFSTFGFGYAHYFSTQIKVILYYDIVNNEITQLAGYTTDLEDNIFTCRLQFRF, from the coding sequence ATGAAGCTAATATTAAGAGGTTTTATCATTTCGGTTATTTGTCTTCAGTCGATGAGTTCCAGCGGTCAACGCTATCTAACTGATATTGATTCTTCCTTTTTTATTAAAGATACCGTCAGGCCACTGATAAGAAGGTTTGAAAATATAATCATAGCTGGGTATATGCAGCCGCAATTCCAGGTAGCGGAGTCTGAGGGAGCCCCCTCATTTGCGGGTGGTGCTTTTTCTCCTTATTCTAAAAGCCGGTTTATGTTACGAAGGGCTCGGCTAAGAGTTGATTACCTCCTGAAGTCAAAGGAGAATTTCCCGAAAGCGTTATTCGTTTTTCAGATCGATGCTACTGAAAGGGGAGTAATTGTAAGGGATATGTATATACGACTGTTTGAAACCAAAAAGAATAACTTTTCTGTCACTACCGGTTTATTTGCCCGGCCATTTGGATATGAGGTAAACCTGAGTTCTTCCGTACGGGAAACACCCGAAAGAGGACGTATGTCACAAATACTGATGCCGAGTGAAAGAGATCTTGGCGTTATGATCTCATTTGAACCCCTGGACAAAAAGCACAAACTAAAACACGTTAAGCTTGATGGAGGGTTTTTCAATGGACAGGGCGTGGCAGGCACTACTGATTTTGATAATTACAAAGATTTCATAAGCCGTCTTTATATAAAGCCTTATATAATTAAAAGAACTGAGTTGAGCGGTGGAATTTCCTTCTTAAGGGGGGGCTGGCAAAACGGAACAAAATATGTTTATCACAGCGGTACTGCAGTTAATGGCGATAAAATTTTTGTTATTGACTCGTCATCGTCAAACCTGGGAAAGTCTGCCCCACGTCATTATTATGGAGGCGATATGCAATTTAAAATTCATAATAAGTGGGGAGATACGGAATTTAGGGCAGAACATTGGTTTGGAACGCAACCCGGAACGAGTACCAGTACTGCCAACCCAGGCACTTTACCAAATAATAATGGAGTACCATTACCGACCTATGTCCGTCATTTTAATGGCTCATTCTTTTATTTTCTTCAAAATATAGTTAATGCAAAACATCAACTGCTTTTTAAATACGACTGGTACGACCCTAATATCAAAGTAAGTGGCGAGGAAATCGGTAAACCGGGAACCAATCTCACGGCTGCTGATATAAAGTTTTCTACGTTTGGTTTTGGCTATGCTCATTATTTCAGCACGCAAATCAAAGTGATACTTTATTATGATATTGTAAATAATGAAATTACACAGCTTGCTGGTTATACTACCGACCTGGAAGACAACATCTTCACTTGCCGCCTGCAGTTCCGGTTCTGA
- a CDS encoding TonB-dependent receptor, with amino-acid sequence MLRRCFPLLMSFLLVSFLSVSQTVKLSGKVFGEKNNPISGVSIKIVGTNTGVSTNVDGRFSISIIVGKKYELEFSSVEYETKIIEVEAQNGQVDELNVVLTVKTKSEEGVVVSTKAISARKETVNAAITFQKNTNTVASVVSAETIRRSPDRNAGDVVKRTAGASIQEGKFIIVRGLADRYNQAMLNGILLSSTEPDRKTFSFDLIPAQMIDHIIINKAFVPEYPGEWAGGLIQVNTKDIPSKSFLNVQIGTGFNTQTTGKDFYKDKGGKWDWLGIEDGTRALPSSYTTKSNFDTTSAAGKTAIGKQMRNAWSPTQATAPLNFSFQVAGGFTTKLFKKPFGGTIGIIYSKTNRYLKLVNRSNSLSGNVFSVNYNIADDRYQQDVSAGALASLTYQFNSKNKISLKSIINVNTPNAVTKRQGIEYTRDEDVKGTELSFKENIFFTSQLTGEHILAQPLKFKWYGAFNILDGYIPDQRRIVYSKSTNTQNPYRLILSNTLSQQSGSRIYQNLSDYIYTAGGDLTYAINKKHTVKGGYMLQIKDRLYDAKLFANYLNTDNDVLRQLAPDVVFAPENFGTGTDNMVGFDAIKGKNFRYLANTILNAGFLQMDNELSKSIRIVWGLRVESYDQLVGSVKAYDPRHTHTLVTDFLPGVNATFKLNPKTNLRISGSQTVIRPELRELSYLNLYDFELNASVQGNPSLERTKVTNADIRYELYPRAGEMLTAGVFYKHFNKPIEQIFNEGSGGASTFNYQNPEQATSYGAEIEFRRKLDFAQVLKNFTFNANASYIYSRIQDARFNVDRTLQGQSPYMVNVGLMYDLEKLGLNSTLLFNRIGERIYLVGDLSSGAGSPDIYEAPRSLLDFQISKKFMKNKAELRLNISDILNTTQYFYQNAGGKTSFQKDEDAYRFTRKSGTTFGLIFNYTLL; translated from the coding sequence ATGCTGAGAAGATGTTTCCCCCTATTGATGAGTTTTCTTTTGGTCTCTTTTCTTTCGGTTTCTCAAACAGTAAAACTTTCAGGTAAAGTATTCGGAGAAAAAAACAATCCTATTTCAGGTGTTTCGATAAAAATTGTTGGAACAAATACAGGAGTCTCAACGAATGTTGACGGCAGGTTTAGTATAAGTATTATAGTTGGAAAAAAATATGAACTGGAATTTTCGAGTGTTGAATATGAAACAAAAATTATTGAAGTAGAAGCCCAAAACGGGCAAGTAGATGAGTTGAATGTAGTATTAACGGTTAAAACAAAAAGTGAAGAAGGGGTCGTTGTTTCTACAAAAGCGATCAGTGCAAGAAAGGAAACTGTAAATGCTGCTATAACTTTTCAAAAAAATACAAATACTGTTGCATCAGTTGTTTCTGCTGAAACCATCCGCAGATCACCCGATAGAAATGCAGGCGATGTTGTAAAACGTACAGCGGGTGCAAGCATACAGGAGGGTAAATTCATTATTGTAAGAGGGTTGGCCGATCGCTACAACCAGGCCATGCTGAATGGTATATTGCTTAGTAGCACCGAGCCTGATAGAAAGACATTTTCATTCGACCTGATCCCGGCACAAATGATCGATCATATTATTATCAATAAAGCGTTTGTTCCGGAATATCCCGGTGAATGGGCAGGCGGATTGATACAGGTAAATACAAAAGATATTCCTTCAAAGAGTTTTTTGAATGTTCAGATCGGTACGGGCTTTAATACACAAACTACCGGCAAAGATTTTTACAAGGATAAAGGTGGCAAATGGGATTGGCTCGGTATTGAAGATGGAACCCGTGCATTACCGTCAAGTTATACAACTAAATCAAATTTTGATACTACAAGCGCTGCAGGAAAAACGGCAATCGGGAAACAAATGCGCAACGCATGGTCACCCACACAGGCTACAGCGCCATTGAATTTTTCATTCCAGGTGGCTGGAGGTTTTACAACTAAACTATTCAAAAAACCATTCGGCGGTACAATTGGTATTATATATAGTAAAACAAACAGGTATCTCAAACTGGTTAACAGGTCAAATTCATTATCCGGAAATGTGTTTAGTGTAAACTATAACATTGCCGATGACCGTTACCAGCAAGATGTTTCAGCGGGTGCACTGGCAAGCCTTACGTACCAGTTTAATTCAAAGAATAAGATCTCATTGAAATCGATCATCAATGTAAACACACCCAATGCAGTTACGAAAAGACAGGGAATAGAGTATACAAGAGATGAGGATGTGAAAGGAACTGAGTTGAGTTTTAAAGAAAATATTTTTTTTACAAGTCAGCTAACCGGGGAGCATATTCTTGCACAACCCCTAAAATTTAAATGGTACGGTGCATTTAATATTTTGGATGGATATATTCCTGACCAGCGTCGTATTGTATATTCAAAGTCAACCAATACACAAAATCCTTATCGCCTTATTCTTTCCAATACACTTTCGCAACAAAGCGGCAGCCGTATTTATCAAAACCTGAGCGATTATATCTATACAGCCGGAGGCGATCTTACCTATGCGATCAATAAGAAGCATACGGTCAAAGGTGGCTATATGCTGCAGATAAAAGACAGGTTGTATGATGCAAAGCTGTTTGCCAATTACCTGAACACTGATAATGATGTGTTGAGACAATTGGCTCCTGATGTTGTTTTTGCCCCGGAAAATTTTGGAACCGGTACGGATAATATGGTTGGATTTGATGCCATTAAAGGAAAAAATTTCCGTTACCTCGCTAATACTATTTTAAATGCAGGCTTTTTGCAAATGGATAATGAATTGTCAAAATCAATTCGCATTGTGTGGGGCTTGCGTGTAGAAAGTTATGATCAATTAGTGGGTAGTGTAAAAGCTTATGATCCACGACATACACATACTCTTGTCACCGATTTTCTACCTGGCGTCAATGCAACTTTCAAACTGAATCCAAAAACGAATTTGCGTATTTCAGGTTCACAAACTGTGATACGTCCTGAGTTGCGTGAATTATCTTATCTGAATCTATACGACTTTGAATTAAATGCTTCTGTACAGGGCAATCCTTCACTGGAAAGAACAAAAGTTACAAATGCTGACATAAGATATGAGCTGTATCCAAGGGCGGGGGAAATGTTAACGGCCGGTGTCTTTTATAAACATTTTAATAAGCCTATTGAACAAATATTTAATGAAGGAAGCGGCGGCGCCAGCACTTTCAATTATCAAAATCCAGAGCAAGCAACTTCTTACGGGGCAGAAATAGAGTTTCGTAGAAAGCTTGATTTTGCACAAGTACTGAAAAATTTCACTTTTAACGCTAATGCTTCTTATATCTATAGCCGCATCCAGGATGCACGGTTTAATGTTGACAGGACTTTGCAGGGCCAGTCTCCTTATATGGTGAATGTTGGACTGATGTATGATCTGGAAAAACTGGGATTGAATTCAACACTTCTTTTTAACAGGATTGGTGAAAGAATTTACCTGGTTGGTGACCTGTCATCAGGCGCAGGTTCACCGGATATTTATGAAGCACCGCGTTCACTGCTCGATTTCCAGATCTCAAAAAAATTCATGAAGAATAAAGCTGAACTGCGGTTGAATATTTCAGATATACTGAATACAACACAGTATTTCTATCAGAATGCAGGGGGTAAAACAAGTTTTCAAAAAGATGAAGATGCTTATCGCTTTACCCGAAAATCCGGAACCACATTCGGCTTGATCTTTAATTACACATTATTATAA